The region GGCTTCATCCCGGAGAAGGAGGACCTCAAGTCAGTCGTAAACCGAAACCATAAGGTGGTCAAGCGGTACGAGGTGGATGGCAGCAAAGTGTCCTTCTACATCGAGGAGTTCAAGGCCGGAGAGGAAGTGTGTGTCAGCTTCCGGATCTCGCGCGAGGTGGAGATCGAGAACACCAAGCCCGGGTCCGTGGTCGTCTACGATTATTATCAGCCCGAGTTCGCTGTCAGCAAGGTAAGTCGGCGATAAGAATCTTTTATCTTGTGATAATCAATATGTGCGAAGAATAAGCAGCAACCGCTATTAGATAATGTAATAGCAATGTTACTTTAGTATCAGATTCTTGTGTTTAACAGcgatattcttattcttcctcacaGAGTTACAGCTTCCCGGCCATTGACGGATGCACGCGGTGAGGCGAAGGCAGCTGTCTCAAAAGTGCAGCAGAAAACACCATCACTTgcactctcttctctcatccgtAGTTGCACATGCACTTAACCATAGTTATGTTACTtagttatttgatatatttttattcatttataactcAATTTCTACTTAGCACAATAACAGCCATGTTATAAAGGCATGCCTAGACTAATCATGTGtacatgattatgaaaaaaattacatatatacaattagaaTAAAAAAGCACCTTTATAAAATGTGATGGGAGAGCAAGAATGACAGCACAGACTATGTTAAAAATCCTAGCGAATATCACAACAGATGTATTAATAATTAACATCCTTTATATGAGTTCACTCTAAATCACATTTTGTGTATGAATTACCAATAAAAGTGCCACACAACTCCAAGATATTTCTTTAAAAGGTAAATAATGGTGTGGGATGCCCTATTCTCCTTTAACTTCCCTTATTAATAGTAAAGCCTGGTAACTGGATTAAACAAAGACATCTGAACTATAACAGCAATACTTCCAAAACTGCCACAGCCAGTTTTGAGAAGCTGAAGTTGTTATATACTCATAAAAAATCCATAAATCCGACATCTACCAGCtgtcttctttacttcttttggTGGCAGTGAAAGAACATCAGGTGTCTCTACCTCCAAGATTTCTGAAAGTAAGTTACTGGGTATGGGTGTGCATACATACTTACTTTTTTTCGCTCACTGAATAAGTCCAattgtatgataataaaatttaatagtgggagaaaaacccacaatacaaaaactagaatcTAGTtattgtattgtgagtttttatTCCATAGTATCAGCGCGGAAGAGTGTTTCACCATTCAACCTTAAAAGTGAATAATGGGGTGGATTCAACACTTCGTCTCTTTCATGCTAAACATTTTAAGGAAACATTACAGGTTTTGTACCTTGTGATGCCAAGTTATGGTACATGTTTTGGATCCACtactaaataaatgtaatatctaATCTATTTTTTCCCATAAGTTTCTTCATCTATCACATCCCGGAGAATTGTTATATATCCCATTGCCATataatctctatttttttatgtctacAGCCTCAATTATGTTTTTAACACAAGTTAATACATCATAATGTTTTCAGATTTATCCACGCTGGTAGCCCTGCATTCTTCAGTAATCACAACACTGAGATAAAGAAGTTCGAACGGCCTGCCCAACAAGATTTACAATCGAATTTCAAGAATCAGTTTGGATTGCCCTTAGTACAGCCAGTTTCTGAAAATAGTGACCCGGAACAGAACAGTAGGTCACAATTTACAACATCCAGTCTCTTTTCAGAACCTTATTTTGTTGAGGATCGTCTACAACCAGAGTTGATACAAAATGACCAACCGCGATCAGGATTTCAGTACAAAGGTCTGAATGAGGTACAGTTAATTCGGAATAGCCAAATTCGTCCTCAGTATGAATACATGGCTTCACGAAGGCAACAGGAGATTCCATTGGGCCACCAGATACTGCCAGACAAATACTTCGCATCTCAGGCCCCATACATTGCTTATCTGTCACTTTGGCCTCGTCAGATGTTTGGACAAGAGAGTCAGCTAAAAAATATCAGGCCACAACGTCAGCATGAAGACTCTTATGATTCACGTTCTCAACAGAATGACTTCTATGATTTACAGACCCAGGAGTCAACATCTTCATATTTGCTGAAGACCATCGATGGCCTGGAGACAGACCACAGACAAAGAATTGGTCTTACATTAGACTTAACCAGGCCACACAGTGAACATAGTACTCAACAGACACAACAGAATGACTTCCCAGGAAAGCAAATGTTCAGTCATACAGAATTCCATTTCACAAGTGGAGACAACTCAGATTTGCAGCAGCCTCATAATTTACAAAATAGTGAATTTCGGCAAGAAAATGcttttgaaaacaattttttcGAGCAGCATGATAACGAAACCCCTTTAAAACACAAACTATCACAGGAACAGAATGGTAGCCAAATACAACTGCAAAATCTGCATACTGACAAATTTCACCACGGAAACCTGCATGGCACCCAGTTTCAGCAAGACAATCTCCATAACAAATTCAAGAGAGACAGTCAACATGCCCAAATTCAACaggaaaaattatttataaatgatCAGATTCTTCAACAGAAATCAATGAATAGCAATCAAGACTCTCACCAAAACCAACAGTTTCAACATGTCATGAATAACCATCAGCTTCCACATGGACTAAGAGACAGTCAATTTCAACAACAAACTGCATTCAGCAACAACCAATTTCATCAAGAGATCCTATCAAATAACCCTTCTCAGCAAAGGCAACTACCTAATAACAACCAGTTTCAACATGATACCTCTGCAAATAACAGTCAATTTCAGCAACAAAATCACTTGAACAATAATTATTTTCAGCAAGAAATTCTCCCACATAATGAGTCTCATCCAAAtcgtttcaaaaataataatttgcagCAAGAAACCCTGCCAGCTCAAAAGTTTCAGGAAGAAATCCTACCCAACCGCAACCCTCTTCATGAAAACCTGgaaataaaacacattttaaatCTTCAGCAAGAACAGACAGAACACCAGACTGACCACAATGAAGCCTTTGACACCAGCGTCAACATTTCTCAAGATCAAGTCACATCGACAGCCCAACAGAACAGACAATTGGAATCAGCTGTTCTTTTCCATGGGCAGTCAGAACGAGACATTCATCAAAGCACTCAGTTACATCCACATAATCAAAGTGGATTAAGAGAAAGAAACCCTCAAAACACACAGTTACATCCATTCGTTATAAACAGTACATTAACGgaagaacaaaataatataaatccaCAGATCCAAAA is a window of Penaeus monodon isolate SGIC_2016 chromosome 36, NSTDA_Pmon_1, whole genome shotgun sequence DNA encoding:
- the LOC119595463 gene encoding putative mediator of RNA polymerase II transcription subunit 26; this translates as MASRRQQEIPLGHQILPDKYFASQAPYIAYLSLWPRQMFGQESQLKNIRPQRQHEDSYDSRSQQNDFYDLQTQESTSSYLLKTIDGLETDHRQRIGLTLDLTRPHSEHSTQQTQQNDFPGKQMFSHTEFHFTSGDNSDLQQPHNLQNSEFRQENAFENNFFEQHDNETPLKHKLSQEQNGSQIQLQNLHTDKFHHGNLHGTQFQQDNLHNKFKRDSQHAQIQQEKLFINDQILQQKSMNSNQDSHQNQQFQHVMNNHQLPHGLRDSQFQQQTAFSNNQFHQEILSNNPSQQRQLPNNNQFQHDTSANNSQFQQQNHLNNNYFQQEILPHNESHPNRFKNNNLQQETLPAQKFQEEILPNRNPLHENLEIKHILNLQQEQTEHQTDHNEAFDTSVNISQDQVTSTAQQNRQLESAVLFHGQSERDIHQSTQLHPHNQSGLRERNPQNTQLHPFVINSTLTEEQNNINPQIQNGIIVSSRNHVNNSFKVQKASHNSQFTTAQQIEQLESLILPNGQSESSQYKQSEVQIPQTLQTGWQILLTGQAEQSRLQNTQVDEQTQSRGFREQRNTQQQPDSHIQAGEISQSHPQQIQSDLILAVDAANKRPRVTQNDPLTQVSELRETKKHSNCNLQFTHHDRTPACTK